In one Corallococcus sp. EGB genomic region, the following are encoded:
- a CDS encoding phage tail protein, producing the protein MQRFPYTPDYGAQADSVPRVRKAQFGEGYTQRSGDGLNPVLRRWALQFSSLSKVDADGLEAFLRARAGVEAFEFVTLDTAWAVTAQPFGVGDGGRTQWLLQRPLSADVPELLVPAGDWTAPPTVYVAGITQVEGTDYELSGSGLVTFAAAPAAGAALTFAGAGELVAHVVCEEWHRTAKGFNAYDFTATFQEEAG; encoded by the coding sequence ATGCAGCGCTTCCCCTACACCCCGGACTACGGGGCCCAGGCAGACTCGGTGCCCCGGGTGCGCAAGGCGCAATTCGGCGAGGGCTACACGCAGCGATCCGGGGACGGGCTCAACCCCGTCCTGCGGCGGTGGGCCCTCCAATTCTCCAGCCTCTCGAAGGTGGACGCGGACGGCCTGGAGGCCTTCCTGCGTGCCCGTGCTGGTGTCGAGGCCTTCGAGTTCGTCACCCTGGACACGGCCTGGGCCGTCACCGCGCAGCCCTTCGGGGTGGGGGATGGGGGCCGGACGCAGTGGCTCCTCCAGCGTCCGCTCTCCGCGGATGTGCCGGAGCTGCTGGTGCCTGCCGGGGACTGGACGGCACCGCCCACCGTTTATGTCGCGGGCATCACCCAGGTGGAGGGGACGGACTACGAACTGTCCGGTTCGGGCCTCGTCACCTTTGCCGCAGCGCCGGCCGCCGGGGCCGCGCTCACGTTCGCCGGCGCGGGTGAACTGGTGGCGCATGTCGTGTGCGAGGAGTGGCACCGCACCGCGAAGGGCTTCAACGCCTACGACTTCACCGCGACGTTCCAGGAGGAGGCAGGGTGA